The genome window CGGCCGAGGATGACGTACAGCGCCGCCGCCAGTGGGCTCTGGCCCCGCTGAGGCGGCGGCCCACCCACCGCGAGCTCCTCCTCGCACCAAGCCCACCCGCTGTCGCTCAGCACGTGGACGAAACTCCGCTTGGGCCCCGTCCGGTCGCTGTCCACATACCCGAGCTTGTTCAACCCCGTGCGCTCAGTGCCCGTCAGGGTGAACCCGACGACTTCCTCCAGCTCTTGGTTGGACACCTCCCGGCCCAGCACCATCAGCGTGAACATCGCCGCGGTCTGCTTCTGTCCCAAGCGGTCCGTCATTCGAGATCCTTCCGGTGCTGCGTCGTGGTTTTCGCGCGGGTTTCGAGGAGGCGCAAGAGCCACTCGATCGCGTGGCGGGTCGGCTGCGGGGCGGCGTCGCGGACGTCGCCGTTCGGGGGGCGGGCTCGGGTGGCCACCGCCAGGTCGGCCGCGAGGTCGTTGGCGCGGGCGTCGTCGCCGGCGCCGATGGCCGCGCGGAGGCCGTCGAGGAGCTCGTCGACCAGGTCCCAGCGGGAGGGGCGCAGGCGCGCGTCGCGGGCCTGGTGCAGGACTTCGGCGACGTCGAGTGCTTCGAGCAGCGGGGTGAAGCCGCGGAGCTGGCCGACCAGGTCGCGGGCCACCTCCGCCGGGCCACGGGCGCCGAGGCGGAGGTAGCGCAGGTTGCCGACGTAGCCCGGGAGGCCCGCGGCCTCCGTGCCGGACGTCAGGACCGGGATGACGCGGCGGTCCTGGCCGAGCGTGCGGTGCAGGAACAGCTCGACCTCCGCCGCCTGCCAGCGGCTCACCTTGCCGTCGACGACCAGGCACAGGTGGCGGGCGTCGTCCTCGGCCCTGGACAGCAGCGTGCGGTCGCCCGACAGGGACTTGACCACCCGGACGTCCAGCTTCTGCAGCTCAGCGATCAGCTCGGCGGCCGGTCCGACCGACGATCTCGGGATGCTGACCCGCAGTTCGTGCTTGAACTCCTGGCGGCTCGCGCGCACCGCCGCCACGTAGGCGTCGCGGTTCTCCGCCAGCAGGTCGGTGCGGTCGAGGCGGCAGGCGATCACCGCGGCGACCGTCTCCAGCGCGAACCCGATCTGGTCCGCGCTCGGGGTCTTCTCCGACAGCACCGGCAGCTGCTCGCCGAAACTCCAGTACGACACGTACGGCAGCGTGAGGTGCCGGGACATCGTCTCCGGGGCGACGCCTTGGTCCAGCCACGTCCGGTACAGCTCGGCCGTCTCCCCGACGACGATCCGGCGCCACTCCTCCGACCGGCCGTACTCCTCCCGGTTGTCGAAGCGCGACAGGATCGGCAGGACGGTCAGCCGGGACCGGTCGAACGGCAGCAGGTTCCGCGCCTTGTCGGCGCGTCCGGCCAGGTCCAGCGCGCCGCGGATGCTCTGCCGGTTCGCCGTGAACAGCAGCACCAGGTGGTCCGGCAGGTGCGCGGTGCAGATGCTCCCGATGTCGGAGATCCCGGTGCGGCTGTCGATGAGCACGAAGTCGTACTCCGCGGTCCACTGCTCCCGGCACTTCTCGAGGTATTCGCCGAACCCCTCGTCGTACAGGTCGTCCCAGTCGATCGCCTGGACCTGGCCGACGTACCCGGGCCCCTCGCTCCCGGCCGCGATGAAGTCGAGCGCGCGGGCGCCCCGCAGCCGCATGACGTGCGCGCCCGGCGCGAACCGGCCGGCCCGGAAGTCCGCGACGAGGTCGACCACGCCGCCGCGGGGCCGGCCCGGCAGCTGCGGCCGGAAGTAGTCGCCGAGGCCGGGTGCTTCGAGGTCCCAGTCCAGGCACAGCACCCGGTGGCCCCAGCGCGCCAGGAGCACGGCGATGTTGGCCAGCGTGAAGCTGCGACCGACGCCGCCCTTGTAGGAGTAGAAGGTGAAGACCGAACCCGGCATCCGTCAGAACCTCGGTATCCGCGCCGGCTTCGGCGGCTCGGCCGCCGGGGTCAGCACCGGCCAGTCCGCCCGCCAATCCGGCGCTCGTTCGATGAGTTCTTCGAGTTCCTTGGCGATTTCCGCGATCTTGTGGTTGAACTCGAGGTACGCCGGCGCCAGCTGGAAGTGCTCGAACGGGTGGTTCCAC of Amycolatopsis solani contains these proteins:
- a CDS encoding CATRA system-associated protein gives rise to the protein MPGSVFTFYSYKGGVGRSFTLANIAVLLARWGHRVLCLDWDLEAPGLGDYFRPQLPGRPRGGVVDLVADFRAGRFAPGAHVMRLRGARALDFIAAGSEGPGYVGQVQAIDWDDLYDEGFGEYLEKCREQWTAEYDFVLIDSRTGISDIGSICTAHLPDHLVLLFTANRQSIRGALDLAGRADKARNLLPFDRSRLTVLPILSRFDNREEYGRSEEWRRIVVGETAELYRTWLDQGVAPETMSRHLTLPYVSYWSFGEQLPVLSEKTPSADQIGFALETVAAVIACRLDRTDLLAENRDAYVAAVRASRQEFKHELRVSIPRSSVGPAAELIAELQKLDVRVVKSLSGDRTLLSRAEDDARHLCLVVDGKVSRWQAAEVELFLHRTLGQDRRVIPVLTSGTEAAGLPGYVGNLRYLRLGARGPAEVARDLVGQLRGFTPLLEALDVAEVLHQARDARLRPSRWDLVDELLDGLRAAIGAGDDARANDLAADLAVATRARPPNGDVRDAAPQPTRHAIEWLLRLLETRAKTTTQHRKDLE